The Parolsenella catena region TGCCATCAAATTCGCCATCAACCAAGGGGAATATCTCTTGAAGAGAAAAAGACCAAGTAAGAGGATGACGATCTGAAAAATCGGCAACCAAGCGCGCATCCTCGTCATTTGCGAGCATGGCGCACTTCTCCCACCTGGTCTGAATAAACTGAGGGGAAATCCTAAATAGCGTAAGAAGCCAATGCGCTACTCCGCAAACGAAATAGACAAGGCACTTCTTCGCTCCATCAAACGACACGTATGGCCGAGGGGTGGCGCGCAAAAAGCCAAGCCTCCCCCAAAACCATGTGCCCCGGAGCTGGCGCCGCCTAACTGACTCAACCTCAGACACTCTGTCGAGCGGGAAAATATCAATGCCGATCGATCTAATCCACTCGCACGTCTCAAATGTTTCGGGAACATTGACCGTATCCACCAGCGCAAGATAAGAAAAGGACGACGGATAATTCGCCTGAGTCCTTGAGTTATCGATCCTGTACTTATCCCCCAGTAAAGCCGGGGCCTCCCTTAAGAACTTTTCATAATCGCTGCGCAGCATTGCTACGTCAACGTCATCGTCCCAAGGAATGAAACCCTTATGACGAACTGCGCCGATGCACGTTCCCCCGTAAGCAAAATAACTGATATCCAGTTTTTCGCACGCCTTCGCAAAATCAAAGAGCACCGAAGCTATGGTCCTTTGCAGCTTTCTCAGCTCGTCTATGTTCTCGTACTCCTTAAAAGCCATTGACGCTCCTCTACATAAGCTCAGAAATTATTTCGAGCTCCTAGCCACTAAGAGCGGCCATCCCAGAGCCCATCTGTTCCAACATAATACTGACCAACCCACTGATCTCTTGCCATAGCGCCACTATCAAGAACGTAGTAGCTACCAATCCAGCAAGAACTTTGCATGACACCATTCGCAGCAAGGTAATACCAATTTGCACCGTCCTGCAGCCAGCCAGTCCCCATTGCGCCACTGGTCGGATCAAGGTAATACCAAGAGCCACTCTCTGACGCCCAACCCGTCTTCATCGCCCCCGATTCAGACAACAGATACCAGTTGGGACCAATTTGATTCCAGCCAGTCTGCATCGCACCGGAGCTTTCGAACCAGTACCAGGCGCCAGCGATGTAGTCCCAGCCCGTAGCCATAGCGCCAGATGCCTCAAAAAAGTACCAAGTTCCGTCAACTTGCCTCCAACCGACCGCCATCTTTCCGGCGTCATCAAACCAATACCATGTGCCGCCGATCTTTTGCCAGCCGATCGCCAAACTGCCGTTGGACACGTAGTACCAAGCGTCATTAATCAGACTCCAGCCGGGCCGCAGGCTCACATATCCAACCCACCTGCCATCCGAGGAGAATTCTGAATATTGACCGTCGACGCGTCTCACGCCGACCGCCATTGCGCCAGAGCTATCAAACCAGTA contains the following coding sequences:
- a CDS encoding LicD family protein, whose product is MAFKEYENIDELRKLQRTIASVLFDFAKACEKLDISYFAYGGTCIGAVRHKGFIPWDDDVDVAMLRSDYEKFLREAPALLGDKYRIDNSRTQANYPSSFSYLALVDTVNVPETFETCEWIRSIGIDIFPLDRVSEVESVRRRQLRGTWFWGRLGFLRATPRPYVSFDGAKKCLVYFVCGVAHWLLTLFRISPQFIQTRWEKCAMLANDEDARLVADFSDRHPLTWSFSLQEIFPLVDGEFDGRDIKLPHEWDKLLTRQYGDYMKLPPEEQRKNHYPVRLDFGSYSE
- a CDS encoding N-acetylmuramoyl-L-alanine amidase family protein — encoded protein: MKLGHHGGPNSNTPDYMATLSPEIVFQTGVYNLLWDQTLNALEGIRPLFFNCDDCIAANKPAFVVELDPNGMGINMDPAPKTIWHNSYAGCYVAFEGNRPGAVQEGWQRVADGYVFFDHSSRSLRNSWIKEDSSYSYVGDDSLRVTGWQNISGAWYYFDADGLMRTGWELIDGAWYWFDSSGAMAVGVRRVDGQYSEFSSDGRWVGYVSLRPGWSLINDAWYYVSNGSLAIGWQKIGGTWYWFDDAGKMAVGWRQVDGTWYFFEASGAMATGWDYIAGAWYWFESSGAMQTGWNQIGPNWYLLSESGAMKTGWASESGSWYYLDPTSGAMGTGWLQDGANWYYLAANGVMQSSCWIGSYYVLDSGAMARDQWVGQYYVGTDGLWDGRS